The DNA segment TTGACCCCTTCTCTCCTGGAATATCTGCatggtagaaaagaaaagaaagttaacTGAGACGACAGTATTTTGGTAGGCAGCAGAAGTACGTTATCAGAATGAGTGTCTTAATTAACAAATATTTCCCTGGTCATCTATTTCTCGAAGTACAGATATTACAATCACAAATTTCTCAAAGGTTAGTTGATTTTTACATTTTGTAGTTTCAAATTTAGTGAAGTCACATTATGCCTACAAAAAGAGAGAGGCATGGGGCATAGAATGCAGTTAAGATTGGATTGACAGGCTGAAAGAGCAGgagttttaaaagaaattttcaacTTTATTTCTATCAAATATTTGTCACAAATGTAGTTCTTgagtaaaataattattaaaacagATATTTGGCATTGGCAGCTTCTATTAAAAAGAAAATGCAACCCGAAGATACTAGAGGCTAAAGAAGTACGTtatgttccaactttggaaattctgCATGGTTGCAAGTAGCATCACAAGTAGGAATACCTTATTGTGAGCTGCAGAACCACCATATTGGTGCGCAAGTGTGTCACCCATTCTCTCATAAAAACCCATTAAATTATCTGCCAAAGGATCATTCAGATCTATCTTTGGAGTATCTTTAATCCCTAAAGCATGAAGCTGGTGTCCAAGAGCAGCCAATCCATATGCATACTGTGCAACATTTGTGCGATCCAGACAGTCTATACAATTGGTCCTAAGTACACCTCTTTGGAATGTTGGAGGCTTGAGAGAATGATTCCCATTAGTAATATTATTATATCCAGAATAGTTCCCCTCCAATCTGTATGCATCCTCATTAACATTGTTGAGATATTTATGGTGTGACATGTCACTATCATCAATATTCCTGTATCATAATTTCAGAACCAAAATGCCATTTTCAGCTTGTTGCagatagcaaaaaaaaaatcttcaataTTTATAACAAGGCATTTATTAAAATTCAACCATATTACATTACACTATAAGATACAAATCCATAATTCATAAAGCCATTTTTTAATGCAAGAATCTAAAATGCAGCAAATTCAAAATTCTAACTTAAGGGATTTTAAAAATTGCAGACTTCTGAACTAAGAGATTTTTTGGGTACCCAGACAACATTCTCTAGTATGTTTTGGATTACagccatatttaaaaaaaattcatatataaaactcGAAGTTGCTGAATGTGGAAAACATACTCAACAGAAGGCCAAGCCATGCACTCCTCAGGTTTCAAGGTAGAAGTCGGCCGACAATAAAAGAAACCTGTTAGCATTAATGCATATGCAGCCACTTTTCCCAAGAGTAGCAAAACATTTGTCGCTTTGCTGGAAGGAACAAATGAAAGTTTATTTCTGTTGGTTAGGAATCAAACTCTAAAAAAAAAATGAACCAATGCTAAAGAGCAAAGAGGAATATAGAGAATGGGAAAGAAAGCAAAATGCGTGTTAGTTTAAGGACCAAATAACAAGCTTATGGCATACCTCCGAGAATATTTGTGTAGATCCCAGTGAAGGAACCTCAACCGATTCTCCTCTGACAAATCTTTATTTATAACATCAATTGCATTTGCAAACTCTTGACGAAGAATCGACTCTCGAGGCTTCTTCTCTTGTGTCTGCTTATAAAAAAAAACAGTAACATACAGAATCTTATCATTAAATCAGTGATATCATAGAGCTACATCAAATTACTCCACTAGCCTGCCccttcccccccccccccaaaaaaaaaaaattgtagattttCTACACGCATTATCTTTAAGAAACATAGCAGTTATGTAatagtaaaacaaaataaaaagactGGTATGAAGATGACATATAGCCAAAAAGGGATAGTGGGTGATATAATTAAACTtaccttaatcaaatttaaaataattataggGTTGCCATATCTTTTGACAAGATTTTGAAAGTGAAGTCTGGTTGCTTCATAATTTTTGTCCTTCTTTGACACTGGGAAAAGAGAAAACAGGGTTAGTTTTCCTTTTCCTGAACAAAAGAAAATGCCTGCAGTAACACCTGAAGTACTCCAACAATTACAAGCACGTACATATGATATCTGGTTTAAGATTCAATCGTGAGGTTTCTTGTGACCAAAAGAGCGGAATTGAGCCTCGGTTCTGGACAACAGAAGTTATTTCCGCAGGAAGCCCATCAGGGACATCCTCGAAGACAATCTGCTCTGTCTCAACATCATTAGCTACTCTGCCTTTTTCATTTACTCCTCGTTTTAGATACCTACAAAAATAATTGTATGCACATGCAGACAAGCAGTTTCAACCCATAACTATGTTACAGAAAATAACAACGGTATTAAGGATAACCAAGTTAAATTGCATCTCATAGCGCTCTACAATAACAAAACTAAGCTTTTTCCCCTTAATGGGGGACAACTTTCTTACCTGGTACCAGCATAGTGACGGGAGCGTCTTGAAATAAGCGTCAGTTTGAAGTCCCTTCCAGATACAGAAAGTGTGGCCTATATTCATGTAGCCCAATGTCAAACTATGAAGCTAATAATCCATTAATATGCACAACAGGAAATAAAAAATTAGCTAACGATAACTTAAAATGAGGACTGTCCTTAACCTGCTTAAAGAAGCCATACACCAATGCAACTGTCCATAAAGTATTCTGGAGGTGATTGCGTATCCCTCGAGTTAGGAACTCATTCCACACAAACATGGTCTCATAAAGAACCTGACCTGGTTCATTATTACACAAGTTCTTTTGAAGACTAAGCATGACATGGTATGAATAGCTGAAGAAGAAGTCCTTTGTCAGATCAACCGTGCATAAGAGCTTCTTGTATCTAAACAAAAGACAAAACAAGTAATATCGAATTAAAAACTAAATGCAAAATGCACAATAGAAAAGGCACTTTGTTTGAAAAATGGAAACAAAGTGTATTAGCAAACAGAAAAGAAGAAGACCTATTCTCATCCTTAGAGTCAACAATGCTTGAATTAACAGTTGCATTTGGGACAGGAATCATCTCAGTCTTTGAAACCGCATATACGTTATGACCGCGAATTGAGCCAATCTGCCTTCTTTTTGTAATAAGCAGCATATAATAAGgccccaaaaatttaataaaCCCTAAAACATGGAACAATTTTTACGTATTAGATTAACAacatttgaataaaattaatagTCTCCTAAAACCATAACCTAATTTCAACATCCATACCAACAATGCCATAACAAATTGTAACGAATCTCAATCCACCGGTGGATATATTTCCTTCATGTATCCGCCTCAACAACTCAGAGCATTCACTCTCTGTATACGTGGTAGAGTCTTCCCGAATGTTCAGCTCGGAAGGATCAAGCCGGTCTATCTTTAACACTCTCCAATAAGTTCTACTCTTATCCCTTCCAATCATATAAAAGTTCTGTACACaaacaccaaaataaaaataagttcaACATCAAAACAAATCTACTTAAGTAAAATTACATCAAAATCAAGTTGATAACAACGAAAATTAAAGATATCACAATGAgctcaaagcaaacaaataaacaataaaaaaaattaaaaaacagaaatgaaagaaaaaattacCGATCGAGTTTCGTAGAGTCTGAATTTCTGCATACATGTAGAAGTTTGAGATTGGGAGGAGCTCTCATGATTGTCAATGTTATCGCAGCAATATTTTGCAGCGGAGGATTCCATGGTAAGCTTCTTTTTCCTCACCGTTGTTATTTTTCAATTTCAGGTTCAGATCTCCCCCCCGAGCCCCAGGCTCAGGGAATTTATCAGAAGAGCATGCACTAACGATGGAACTTTCTCGCTATTTACCTTTGGTTTACGTTGAGAGAAAAATCCATACCTCAATACGGAAATTTGCCTTATTCTTGCCAAACCACAATCGGTCCTCCTTTGCAAATAATGGAGCTTGGCTGCTTCAAATACAGCATCTTCTTTTGAAATCGAAAGAAGCAACAAGAAAACGGGAAACTCAGGAGACCTGGCTAAGGACGTTTGACCGACCTTTCCTTAATCCCTAACTCCAATTATCTTCCCCTTCACATCCAAATGTCAAACGCCGAATTTACCCCAAATTCGACATGATTTGTGATCTTTCTCCAATC comes from the Gossypium hirsutum isolate 1008001.06 chromosome A06, Gossypium_hirsutum_v2.1, whole genome shotgun sequence genome and includes:
- the LOC107961624 gene encoding phosphoinositide phosphatase SAC3 — encoded protein: MESSAAKYCCDNIDNHESSSQSQTSTCMQKFRLYETRSNFYMIGRDKSRTYWRVLKIDRLDPSELNIREDSTTYTESECSELLRRIHEGNISTGGLRFVTICYGIVGFIKFLGPYYMLLITKRRQIGSIRGHNVYAVSKTEMIPVPNATVNSSIVDSKDENRYKKLLCTVDLTKDFFFSYSYHVMLSLQKNLCNNEPGQVLYETMFVWNEFLTRGIRNHLQNTLWTVALVYGFFKQATLSVSGRDFKLTLISRRSRHYAGTRYLKRGVNEKGRVANDVETEQIVFEDVPDGLPAEITSVVQNRGSIPLFWSQETSRLNLKPDIILSKKDKNYEATRLHFQNLVKRYGNPIIILNLIKTQEKKPRESILRQEFANAIDVINKDLSEENRLRFLHWDLHKYSRSKATNVLLLLGKVAAYALMLTGFFYCRPTSTLKPEECMAWPSVENIDDSDMSHHKYLNNVNEDAYRLEGNYSGYNNITNGNHSLKPPTFQRGVLRTNCIDCLDRTNVAQYAYGLAALGHQLHALGIKDTPKIDLNDPLADNLMGFYERMGDTLAHQYGGSAAHNKIFQERRGQWRAATQSQEFFRTLQRYYSNAYMDAEKQDAINVFLGHFQPRPGKPALWELGSDQHYRGRNGETTVDEDGRSFFKRSFSDGNILRQSISPMPAIKDKQEKFTNSTLPDRSQGSNGLSESSPEISTCESDISCSRYTPSMPRRQLFGDVQRDRYLETGQIFFSEHGDGVNCSNFVDLDWLSSSGNSCEDEPFERSSLLTSSPGLSSENVVNGILGETTPSTSEYGSSMKGMQQTGTEEFPQSFVQWVNYGQMLSH